From one Prochlorococcus marinus str. MIT 0912 genomic stretch:
- the yidD gene encoding membrane protein insertion efficiency factor YidD, which translates to MLTKINKAIAFVFVGLISFYQKWISPLFGPSCRFIPSCSAYGIEAVNKHGPWKGGWLTLKRLSKCHPFTPCGCDPVPEK; encoded by the coding sequence ATGCTTACAAAGATCAATAAAGCCATTGCATTTGTTTTTGTTGGTTTAATTTCTTTTTATCAAAAGTGGATTTCCCCATTGTTTGGTCCGAGTTGTCGCTTTATCCCTAGTTGCAGTGCTTATGGGATAGAAGCCGTTAATAAGCATGGCCCTTGGAAAGGTGGTTGGCTGACTTTGAAAAGGTTAAGCAAATGTCATCCTTTTACCCCATGTGGCTGTGACCCTGTTCCCGAAAAATGA
- a CDS encoding glutaredoxin family protein: MNSEVLILYSRQGCCLCQTLEEKLSNICLRNLKPSIVLSIVDIDSNRVSLDIQMKYTNEVPVMVLDSARLLKKIELPRVSPRLKEDMLLSWIQKNLNILYKTA; encoded by the coding sequence ATGAACTCAGAGGTATTGATTTTATATTCACGTCAAGGGTGCTGTTTGTGTCAAACACTTGAAGAAAAATTGTCTAATATATGTCTAAGAAATTTAAAACCTTCTATTGTACTTTCAATTGTCGATATAGATAGCAATAGAGTCTCTTTAGATATTCAAATGAAGTATACAAATGAAGTTCCAGTAATGGTTCTTGACTCAGCTAGATTATTAAAAAAGATTGAATTACCTCGTGTTTCTCCACGCTTAAAGGAAGACATGCTTTTATCTTGGATACAAAAGAATTTGAATATTTTGTACAAAACAGCTTAA